TGGGGTGCGGCCGAGCCGCTGCGCCGGATGCTGATGATCGCCACCGGCAACCTCTAGCGCACGTCATCGCCATTCCGTGATCCATCCGGCCATGCCGGGCGAATCAACGGTGTGACGCCCGTCCGCCGTGGCGGACGGCGGTGATACTGGATCATGGGCATGGACGAGATCATCGAGGCGATCAGGACATTCGACGGGGTGCTGGAGGTGGCGCCCCGCGAAGGCGACGGTACTCCCCCGATCGCGTGGGGTGACCACTTCTTCTACTACTCGCCCGATGGAACCGTGCCGCAGCGCACCCAGCCCTACGCGACGATCGTCACGAAGGACTACCCCGACGACACACTCTCGAACCTCGATGCGGAGGGCCGGTGGCGACTGAACATCCACGTCGGGTCGGCGAGGGCCCGGGAGCTCACGGGTGACAGAGTGGATGATCCTGATCCCAGTCGGGCCGACACGATCCTGCTGCATCCGGTCTACGGTCACCTCGGCTGGGTGGCCATCGTGAACCCGGGTAGCCGGACGGGGCCCGCCGTGATGGATCTCCTGCGCGGAGCCCACGAGGACGAGCGACGGCGCGTCGCTCGCCGGGCCTAGGCCTGCGGAGCGACGCCGAGCAACGATGGACCGCTGGCACCGCCATCAGCATCGCTGCGACCGGGCTGGGCGTGCCAGTACCTGTTGCGCCGGGCAGCGGTACCGCGGCGATTCACGTGGGGAGGTGGCGTGAACCACGGGATGCCGTTGTGCGCTGCCACTGCCCACTGGCCGAGGTGGATGACGTGGTGATGGTGCGCGCACAGCAGGACCCCGTTGTCGATGCTCGTCATCCCGCCCGCGCGACCATGGCGTCATGTGGTGTGCTTCGCACCAACTCGCAGGGATGGTGCAGTCCGGGAACGCGCATCCTCTGTCCCTCGCGACCAGGGCACGGCGCAGGTGAGGCGGGAACAGGCGTGCAGCTCTGCCGATATCGAGGACCTGCCCCTCACCGCCGAGCACGAGCGGGACGATGTCGGCGTCGCATGCGATCCGGCGGATACTGCGGGCGCTCAGGTGCTCGGTAAAGACGGCCCGCCCGGTTCCGGGTCGATCCGCCGGACCACCGGTTCGAGCACCGCGCGACGGTGCGCCGTGTCCAGCCCTTCGGACCCGTTCCAGCGCATCCGAACCGCCCATGGTGCTGCCACCCACCGACGGGCTCCAGCTGCCGGTGTCCGGGACTCCTGACAGCACGTCCGGGTGGGCAAGGGTTTCCACGTCTGCCACCAGGTCCCTGTAGTCGATCGTCACCATCACCTGCGGCCTGTGCCCGCCGGTCGCCGGCAGGTGCGTGGTGGAGAGGGCGATCCGGCACGCACCTACCAGACCGTCGAGCATGCTCTGCGCCCGGGTGGGAGCTTCGATGGCGTCCGCAACTGACGATGCGCGGTCTTCGTCGCCCTGCGACGCCCCGGAGTCTCCGAGGAGGTGAGGATCACCGGCGCCATCGAGCGCTCCGGGGACACCTGGCGTCCCGGGGTGCGCGACCGTTGCGGAAGCAGCGAGCGTCCTGGCTGCACGGGGATTGGTGGCGGTATTCATGACCGTGGCCAGCTGCTCGAACTGTTCGTCGGTGGCACCGATCTCGAGGATGTGCAGCCCGTGCCGCCGGCCTCGGAGGAACACTCCCTGCCGTGTCCGCAGGACCTTCTCGGTGGGTTCCTGGCCGTCCTGGTCCAGGACCATCTCCCATCGGCGTGCGACGACACGCAGGACGTCCTCGTCGGACTCGACTGCCTGCAGCGTCAGATGCTGCTCCATCGACGCCAACTGCTCAGGACGAGCGACGCATCTGACCCGTTCCACCGAGGAGCAGATGATGGTGGCCGCACGCCCGCTCACGGTGCCCGAACCCAGCGCACGACCAAGGACCGCCAGGGGCGGACCGACAGGACTCCCCGACCGAGCAACACCGGGCACCACGTTGTGCGCCAGAACCAGACGGCGCTTGGCCTCGCTTCGGCTGATCCCCAGCCGTGCCCGAAGGTAGTCCGCGCAGTTCCGGAAGCGGTTCCGGCCAGCGCCGTCCCCAGAACCATCACCGGTGTGCCCCTCGGGGTCCGCTCCCCCGTCAGAGCCGTCCGCAGGGCCGGTACCGGCCCCAGCACCCCCAGCAGGACCTCCAGCAGTGCCGGCCGGACCCGCTCCCCGGACGAGTTGTTCTGCCCTTTCCTGGAGCGAGCCGACGCCGGTCCGCTGATGCCCCGCAGCGAGGTCCGCCTCTTCCGCCATACCTGCGGCGAGGACCTGCAGATGGTCGACGATCCGCGAGATGTCCTCGATACCGACGAGCGTCTGCTCCGTCTCGCCCGTCGACAGGGTCCGGCCGGACCCGGCCAGTCCCTCGGCCACACGCACCAGAACCGAGCGCACGAGCCTCAGGGAGACGTCAGTCTCCTCGGGGTCCTCGATCGGTGCGATAGCCATACCCGATTTTATCGAACGTACTTACTATTCCGAAGGGTGGACCGCCATTGTGGAGGAGAGGTGGACCACTGCTCCTCCACACCCGGCGGCCACACCTCGGGTGTGGAGGAGCAGTCACGGAGCATCGACGCTGGGACACAAAAGGTCGGAGGGCCCGTGCAGGATGAGCGCATGGACAACGTGAACGCAGACACCATCCTCCGGCGCTTCTTTGCGGCGAGCGGTCACGTGCAGCACCCAGAGAGCCTGCTGCGGTACGAGCGCGTACAGGGCCATCTCCGCGACTACCTCGAGCTGGTCGCCGCGGCCCGGCTGACGGACGGCGAGCAGGAACTGCTGGCCCTCGAGCGACAGTTCGGGACGGAGACCCCCTACGTGCAGGTCATGGGCGCGCGGGACCTGCTGCACGCCCTGCCCGACTTCCTCGCCGCCCCGCATCTCCTCCCTGACTTCCACGATCGGCTGGCACAGATCAGCGTGGCATCGCGCCTCGCACAGTGGCTGTGTTCACGGCAGCTCGTGCAGCGGGAGGACAGCTGGGAGGACGTCGTCCTCACACGCGCCGCTGCGGAGCAGGCCCGGCGCTCCCCCGCCCTCTGACAGGCAAAGGCGTCGGCGCGCAGGCGCGCCTGTCATGAGCCCAGCCACGCGCCCGGCTACGCCGCGCCCCGTTGCACCACGCGGAGGAGGCCTACAGGGTGCAGTTGATCAACAGCGGCTCCGGCTCCAGCCGGATACCGAACGCCTTCTCCACGCCGTCACGGACCAGGCGGGCCACGGCCAGGAGATCCGACGCCGATGCGCCTCCCCTGTTGGTCACGGCGAGCGTGTGCTTCGTCGACAGCGACGCACGCCCGCCCGCCGCGGCATGTCCGTCGTCGTCGGCGAGTCCGAAGCCCTTGGAGAAGCCGGCATGCTCGATCAGCCAGGCAGCACTGAGCTTCACCCGACCGTCCCGCCCGGAGGGGTACCGCGGAGCGTCCTCCGGCAGGCGGTCGGCGACGTCCTCGGTGACGATGGGGTTCGTGAAGAACGAGCCGGTACTCCGGGTGTCGGCGTCCGGTCCGTCGAGCACCATGCCCTTGCCCCGTCGCAGCTTGAGCACTTCCCGCCGCACGTCGTTCGCGTAGGCACGGGCTCCGACGTCGATGCGGAGCGCACGGGCGAGCTCCGCATACCGGATCGGCTTGCTCAGGCGTCCCAGTCCGAGCTGGAACTCGACCGACAGCACCACGTAGCGCGGCGAGCCGTTCACCGTGCTGCGCTTCAGGAGGGAGTCGCGGTAGCCGAACTGCAACTCGAAGTTGGTGAAGCTCTTGATGCGGTCGGTCTCGCGGTCGTAGGTCCGCACGGTGGCGATGGTCTGGGAGACGTCCGCGCCGTAGGCCCCGACGTTCTGCACGGGCGTGGCGCCCGTGGACCCGGGGATACCGGAGAGCGCCTCGAGTCCCGAGAACGCGTGCATCACGGTGTAGCGGACCAGGTCGTCCCAGTCATGGCCGGCCTGCACGTTGACCATGACGCCGCCGCAGGTCGCGTCGTCGTCGTTGACCGTGAAGCCCGTGGACCTGATGTGCACCACGGTGCCGTCGAAGCCGTCGTCGCCGATCAGCAGGTTGGACCCGCCGCTGATGATGAGCAGCGGCTCACCGACCGCATCCGCCGCACGGACCGCCTCCACGATCTCCTGCTCGGTCGAGACCTCGACGAGCGTCCGCGCAGGACCTCCGACGCGCGCGGTCGTCAGGTCCGCGAGGCGCGTCCCCGTCATCGGGGCCGTCATGGAAGCCTCACCACGGCCTGCGCCTTCACGAGGACCTTCTGCCCCGCGAACGTCACGGTGAGGTCGATGCGGGCCGTGGACGCGTCCGCGTCGACCGCACCGACGACGCCGGCCACCTCGACGACCGCCCCGGGCTCGCCGGGCTGCGCCGTGGTGTCGTCGACGACGACGGGCTTGGTGAAGCGCGTCTGGTAGTCGACGACAGCGGCCGGGTCTCCCACCCAGTCGGTCACGAGCTGGACGGCGGCACCCATGGTGAACATGCCGTGGGCGATGACACCGGGCAGTCCGACCCCCTCGGCGAAGGCCTGGTTCCAGTGGATGGGGTTGAAGTCGCCCGATGCCCCGGCGTACCGCACGAGGTCCTGCCGGGTGATGCCGATGGTGGTGGAGCCGATCTGCTGACCGACCTCGAGGGTCGCGAGTGACACTGCCATGGTTACTGGTCCTCTCCGCGGACGAGGATCGACGACGTCGTGGTGGCCGTCGGTTCTCCGTCGATGGTGGTGATCTCGGCCCGTGTGGTGATCATCGCCCCGCCCCCCATGGCGCGCACCTGGTCCACGTGCAGTTCGGCCACCAGCTGGTCCCCGGCGATGATCGGCCGGTGATGGATGAAGCGCTGGTCCGCGTGCACCACGCGGGTGAAGTCGATGCCGGCGCTCGGGTCGCCGATGAGCTGCGCATCGGCCCGCTGGGCCACGATGATGGCGAACGTGGGCGGCGCCACGAGGTCGGCGTGACCGAGAGCAGCTGCGGCGTCGACGTCGTAGTGCGCACGGTGCGTCGCCTTCACGGCCCGCGCGAAATCGCGGATGGCCTCACGGCCCACGGAGTAGGTCTCTCCCGCGGGGTAGCTGCGCCCCTGCAGGTCGGGATTGATGGTCATGGGTCCTCCGATGGAAGCGGCGTACGGCATTACCTGCGGTACGTGGGCGGTGGGGGTACGACGCCGGGCGCCGACCGGTAGCGGGTCAGCGCTGGTCCTTCATGCGGCGGCGGACGTCGCGCGAGCGGACCACCATGCCCGCCAGGTGGCACACCATGCCGACGACGATGATCGGGATACCCGTGAACACGAGGGCACCCTGCCCGGTGGCCGCTCCGATGACCGCGATGACGATACCGATCGCCGTGGTCACCAGCGCTGAGACCACCAGCTTGCGGTACAGGTCCGAACCGGTCTCCCAGGGCGTATTCAGCATGATCCGATTCTACTGCCGAGCGGGACCGGCTCTCAGAACAGGGCTTCCTGGACGGCAGGGACCGCTGTGCTGAAGTCCCCGAATCGCAGGCGCCTCGCCTTGAGCTGCGCGAGGTCCGCGACGAACAGGAGATCGGTGCCGTCGATCGTCACGACGGCCGAGGGCCCGATGACGTCGGCCACGGTGAATCCGTGCTGCCCGCGGTCCAGCGGATCCGGGTACGGCTGCAGGCCCCTGCGGGAGAGCATCGCGGACCAGGTCGACGGCGGGTCGAACTCCTCGTGCACGACCTCGAAGCCCTCGACATCCATGCCGCCCTGGAACAACCCCCTGGCCGCCAGGGCGAACCCGTCGTTGATGCGCTGGAGCTGCACCGCAGGAAGGGGAGCGCACAGCGACGCGGCCTTCGTCCCGGACCTCACGGCCTGCTGGAGGCCGACGCTCCGCGTCACCTCGTCCTCGAGGACCCGCACCACCCGACCGTCGTCGGCGAGCGCCACGAACTGCGCGACGACGGCGCCCTGCTCCACGAGGCGCGCGTACTTCCTCGGGTGCGATGCCGTCCCTACCTTGGTGGAGCCGTCGGCGAACGTCGCGACATACAGCCAGTGGGGCTGGTCGAGGTAGCGCTTCAGGCCCGCCGGAGCGATCCCGGAGCGATGGATGTCGTGCATGAACCGAACATCGTCCTGGGCGAAGCACCGTGCGCACTGGGAGCCCCGATCGGCCGGAGCCTGATCCGCACACGGCACCCAGGTGCGATCATCGCGCCCGTGCACCCGATGGAATCCGAGGCAGTACCGCCCTGCTGCCGCAACCTCGAACGCCAGCCGCGTGCCGGGGGCGAGGGCGAGCTCGCGCAGGCCCTGTTCCGCCGCGGGAGTGCCGACGGCGGACGCCTCGGGCACCTCGCGCAGCGACAGGACCCGCCCGGCACCGTGCCAGGTCACGCCGCTGCAGAGATAGGTGGAGCTCACGTGGCCAGCCTAGGCGCGGGCACCCCCACTATCGGTCGGAGACCCGGCACTCACGCGAGCACCCTGCTGAGGTCGTACGCCGCCGGGAGCTCCAGCTGCTCGAAGGTGCAGGAGCGCGCCTCACGGTCGGGCCGCCAGCGGTCGAACTGCACCGTGTGCCGGAAGCGGTCGCCGTCCATCTGGTCGTACCGCACCTCGACGACGCGCCGCGGCCGGAGCCTGATGTAGGACACGTCCCGCGCTGAGGCGAAGCGGCTGCGCTCGGTCTCGCCCAGTTCGGCCTCGCCGTCGTCGTTGCGCAGCACATCGGCGTCGAGCTCCTCGACGAGTTCCAGCCTCCGCCTGTCCGAGAACGCCGAGATCCCGCCGACGTTCCGCAGCTCGCCGGCGTCGTCGTACAGCCCGAGCAGCAGCGAACCGACGCCCTGCCCTGACTTGTGCACCCGGTAGCCCAGCACCACGGTGTCCGCGCTGCGGTGGTGCTTGACCTTGAGCATGCGCCGCTTGTTCGGCTCGTACGCGGCGCCTAGCGGCTTCGCCACCACGCCGTCGAGGCCCGCGCCCTCGAACTCGACGAGCCAGCGCCGCGCCACGTCGACGTCGTGCGTGACCTGCGACAAGTGGACCGGGGACGAGAAGGAGGTGCCGATGTCCGCCAGGGAGCGGCGCCGCTCGGCGAAGGGTACGGCCGTCAGATCGTCGTCCCCGACGGCGAGGAGGTCGAAGGCCACGAACGACGACGGCGTCTCCTCGGCCAGGAGGCGCACCCTGCTCTCCGCGGGGTGGATGCGCTGGGACAGGGCGTCCCAGTCCAGCCGTTCGGCGCCGGGTTCACCCCGGCGCACCACGATCTCCCCGTCCACGACGCAGCGCGCCGGCAGGTTCTCGAGCAGGGCCTCGACGAGTTCGGGGAAATAGCGCGTCAGTGTCTTCGAGCCGCGGCTGCCGATCTCGCAGGTGCCGTCCTCGATCTTCACGATCGCACGGAAGCCGTCCCACTTCGGTTCGTACACGAGGCCACCCGGAGCACTGCCGGGTTCGGGGACGGCATCCACGGCCTTGGCGAGCATCGGCTGGATGGAGAAGGGCAGGTCGGTCATGCCCTGATCGTGCCGCACCGGACGTGTACTTGGCTATCCGCGGGACGGCTGCGCCGGTGCGCAGCCATCCCGGGTCGACGTGACGGGAGGGTACCGCGGGCCGACCGTGCGGCTATGCCGTCTGGCCCTCGTGGGGGCCTTCCGCGATCTCCTCGAGGAGCTTGTCGTTGAAGGCCTCCAGGTCGCCGGGACTGCGGCTCGTGACCAGACCCTGGTCCACGACCACCTCCTCGTCGCTCCAGTTGGCACCGGCGTTTTTCAGGTCCGTGGCGAGCGTGTGGTAGGACGTCAGGTCGCGTCCGCCGACCACTCCTGCCTCGATGAGCAGCCAGGGCCCGTGGCAGATGGACGCCACGGGCTTGTGCTGCTCGAAGAAGGCCCGGGTGAAGGCCTGTGCGTCCTTGTCGACGCGCAGGAAGTCGGCGTTCACCACCCCGCCCGGCAGGACCAGTGCGTCGTAGTCGTCGGCGGACGCGTCGGCGACCGCCAGGTCCACCTCGAACGTCTCGCCCTTGTCCACGCCGTCGAAACCCTGCAGCGTGCCGGTCTTCGGCGACACGAGCGTCGGGACACCGCCTGCCTCCTTGACCGCGTTCCACGGACTCGTGAGTTCGATCTGCTCGACTCCGTCCGTCAGCAGGAATGCGACCTTCTTGCCTGAGATGTCGTGTTCGGACATGCTGTTCTCCCTTGCGTAGAGCGTGCGTGTCGTACCGTTTCCAGCCTAGGAACGCGCCAAACGATAAGCAAGCTGGCTATTCGCTCCCCGACGACGCCTTGCGGCGGTTCACGACCGCTTCGGCCGCGCACGGAGGTGCATCCGCTCCCCCTGCCGGCCGAAGAGACTGATGAGTTCCACGGCCCGTCCGTCCGCGCTCGCGAACCAGTGGGGCGTACGCGTATCGAACTCGGCCGCCTCCCCGGGCCCGAGCACGAAGTCGTTCTCGCCCAGGACGAGCCGGAGGGACCCGTCCAGGATGTACAGCCATTCGTAGCCCTCATGCACCCGGAGATCGGGCTCCGTGCCGCGCGCATCCCCGGCGAGCACCATCTTGTAGGCCTGTACGCCGCCGGGACGCCGGGTCAGCGGGATCGCCGTCATCCCGTGATGCGTGATGGGCCGCAGGTGCACGCGGGGGTCCCCGGCGGGCGGCGCACCCACGAGGTCGTCGAGCGGCACGCCGTACAGCTGCGCGATGGGCAGCAGGATCTCCAGGTTGGGCCTTCGCTGCCCTGATTCGAGCCGGGAGAGCGTGCTCACGGAGACCCCCGATGCGGCGGACACGTCACCGAGCGTCAGGTTGCGTTGGGTCCGGAGTGCCCGGAGGCGGGGGCCGACGGCGTCGAGCACCGCGTCGAGATCCGAGGTCATGGCCCTTATCTTGCCATACCAGCAACAAACATTGCCACGGTTGCGCTTCCGGCGGATGCTTGGACCATTCGCACAAGAGAACGGATCCCACCATGGCACCCACCAGCCGACCCCTGAAGGACCGCTACGACGTCGTCGTCATCGGAGGCGGGGCCGCCGGCCTGAGCGCCGCGGTCACGCTGGGCCGCGCGCTCCGATCGGTGATCGTCGTCGACGACGGCCGGCCGCGCAACGCTCCCGCCCGCGGAGTGCACGGCTTCCTCACCCGCGAGGGCATGAGCCCGCGCGCCCTGCTCGACGCCGGCCGCACCGAGGCGGAGTCCT
This genomic interval from Arthrobacter agilis contains the following:
- a CDS encoding DUF6194 family protein; its protein translation is MDEIIEAIRTFDGVLEVAPREGDGTPPIAWGDHFFYYSPDGTVPQRTQPYATIVTKDYPDDTLSNLDAEGRWRLNIHVGSARARELTGDRVDDPDPSRADTILLHPVYGHLGWVAIVNPGSRTGPAVMDLLRGAHEDERRRVARRA
- a CDS encoding HNH endonuclease signature motif containing protein: MAIAPIEDPEETDVSLRLVRSVLVRVAEGLAGSGRTLSTGETEQTLVGIEDISRIVDHLQVLAAGMAEEADLAAGHQRTGVGSLQERAEQLVRGAGPAGTAGGPAGGAGAGTGPADGSDGGADPEGHTGDGSGDGAGRNRFRNCADYLRARLGISRSEAKRRLVLAHNVVPGVARSGSPVGPPLAVLGRALGSGTVSGRAATIICSSVERVRCVARPEQLASMEQHLTLQAVESDEDVLRVVARRWEMVLDQDGQEPTEKVLRTRQGVFLRGRRHGLHILEIGATDEQFEQLATVMNTATNPRAARTLAASATVAHPGTPGVPGALDGAGDPHLLGDSGASQGDEDRASSVADAIEAPTRAQSMLDGLVGACRIALSTTHLPATGGHRPQVMVTIDYRDLVADVETLAHPDVLSGVPDTGSWSPSVGGSTMGGSDALERVRRAGHGAPSRGARTGGPADRPGTGRAVFTEHLSARSIRRIACDADIVPLVLGGEGQVLDIGRAARLFPPHLRRALVARDRGCAFPDCTIPASWCEAHHMTPWSRGRDDEHRQRGPAVRAPSPRHPPRPVGSGSAQRHPVVHATSPRESPRYRCPAQQVLARPARSQRC
- a CDS encoding UDP-N-acetylmuramate dehydrogenase, whose amino-acid sequence is MTGTRLADLTTARVGGPARTLVEVSTEQEIVEAVRAADAVGEPLLIISGGSNLLIGDDGFDGTVVHIRSTGFTVNDDDATCGGVMVNVQAGHDWDDLVRYTVMHAFSGLEALSGIPGSTGATPVQNVGAYGADVSQTIATVRTYDRETDRIKSFTNFELQFGYRDSLLKRSTVNGSPRYVVLSVEFQLGLGRLSKPIRYAELARALRIDVGARAYANDVRREVLKLRRGKGMVLDGPDADTRSTGSFFTNPIVTEDVADRLPEDAPRYPSGRDGRVKLSAAWLIEHAGFSKGFGLADDDGHAAAGGRASLSTKHTLAVTNRGGASASDLLAVARLVRDGVEKAFGIRLEPEPLLINCTL
- a CDS encoding MaoC family dehydratase; the protein is MAVSLATLEVGQQIGSTTIGITRQDLVRYAGASGDFNPIHWNQAFAEGVGLPGVIAHGMFTMGAAVQLVTDWVGDPAAVVDYQTRFTKPVVVDDTTAQPGEPGAVVEVAGVVGAVDADASTARIDLTVTFAGQKVLVKAQAVVRLP
- a CDS encoding FAS1-like dehydratase domain-containing protein; translated protein: MTINPDLQGRSYPAGETYSVGREAIRDFARAVKATHRAHYDVDAAAALGHADLVAPPTFAIIVAQRADAQLIGDPSAGIDFTRVVHADQRFIHHRPIIAGDQLVAELHVDQVRAMGGGAMITTRAEITTIDGEPTATTTSSILVRGEDQ
- a CDS encoding DUF2797 domain-containing protein, with product MSSTYLCSGVTWHGAGRVLSLREVPEASAVGTPAAEQGLRELALAPGTRLAFEVAAAGRYCLGFHRVHGRDDRTWVPCADQAPADRGSQCARCFAQDDVRFMHDIHRSGIAPAGLKRYLDQPHWLYVATFADGSTKVGTASHPRKYARLVEQGAVVAQFVALADDGRVVRVLEDEVTRSVGLQQAVRSGTKAASLCAPLPAVQLQRINDGFALAARGLFQGGMDVEGFEVVHEEFDPPSTWSAMLSRRGLQPYPDPLDRGQHGFTVADVIGPSAVVTIDGTDLLFVADLAQLKARRLRFGDFSTAVPAVQEALF
- a CDS encoding ATP-dependent DNA ligase, translating into MTDLPFSIQPMLAKAVDAVPEPGSAPGGLVYEPKWDGFRAIVKIEDGTCEIGSRGSKTLTRYFPELVEALLENLPARCVVDGEIVVRRGEPGAERLDWDALSQRIHPAESRVRLLAEETPSSFVAFDLLAVGDDDLTAVPFAERRRSLADIGTSFSSPVHLSQVTHDVDVARRWLVEFEGAGLDGVVAKPLGAAYEPNKRRMLKVKHHRSADTVVLGYRVHKSGQGVGSLLLGLYDDAGELRNVGGISAFSDRRRLELVEELDADVLRNDDGEAELGETERSRFASARDVSYIRLRPRRVVEVRYDQMDGDRFRHTVQFDRWRPDREARSCTFEQLELPAAYDLSRVLA
- a CDS encoding type 1 glutamine amidotransferase domain-containing protein, yielding MSEHDISGKKVAFLLTDGVEQIELTSPWNAVKEAGGVPTLVSPKTGTLQGFDGVDKGETFEVDLAVADASADDYDALVLPGGVVNADFLRVDKDAQAFTRAFFEQHKPVASICHGPWLLIEAGVVGGRDLTSYHTLATDLKNAGANWSDEEVVVDQGLVTSRSPGDLEAFNDKLLEEIAEGPHEGQTA
- a CDS encoding helix-turn-helix domain-containing protein, with product MTSDLDAVLDAVGPRLRALRTQRNLTLGDVSAASGVSVSTLSRLESGQRRPNLEILLPIAQLYGVPLDDLVGAPPAGDPRVHLRPITHHGMTAIPLTRRPGGVQAYKMVLAGDARGTEPDLRVHEGYEWLYILDGSLRLVLGENDFVLGPGEAAEFDTRTPHWFASADGRAVELISLFGRQGERMHLRARPKRS